The Deinococcus koreensis genome window below encodes:
- a CDS encoding leishmanolysin-related zinc metalloendopeptidase: MTLPRPLLTLACSTLTLSALLASCGSPQTGAQPGGVQASPDAVVSGNRPEVSDLAVDPYAKISALQPQATESYTISLNFAPGSASSVVNAMNAAASRWQGVVTQGLPDATVNIAANTCGSNPAFSGTVDDLLVFTGSKNIDGPGGILAQSGPCSVRSASGLTLYSTLIFDSSDLAQFSSQLTDIAVHELGHSLGIGSLWSRFRLVNRVNTNNPTYSGANGVREYRAAGGTLSSVPVENQGGSGTRGAHWRETTFQTELMTGFLNGGVPNPLSRISVGSLQDMGYAVNYAAADAYRVPGAAAQGLDGLDLAGREQVIEPRFRVD; the protein is encoded by the coding sequence ATGACGCTGCCCCGCCCCCTGCTGACCCTCGCCTGCAGCACCCTGACCCTCAGCGCCCTGCTCGCCTCCTGCGGCAGCCCCCAGACCGGGGCCCAGCCCGGTGGTGTCCAGGCCAGCCCGGACGCGGTGGTTTCCGGAAACCGGCCCGAGGTGTCCGACCTGGCCGTCGACCCCTACGCAAAGATCAGCGCCCTGCAGCCCCAGGCCACCGAGAGCTACACCATCAGCCTGAACTTCGCGCCGGGCAGCGCCAGCAGCGTCGTGAACGCCATGAACGCCGCCGCCAGCCGCTGGCAGGGTGTGGTCACGCAGGGCCTGCCGGACGCCACCGTGAACATCGCCGCCAACACCTGCGGCAGCAACCCGGCCTTCAGCGGCACGGTCGACGACCTGCTGGTGTTCACCGGGAGCAAGAACATCGACGGCCCCGGCGGCATCCTCGCCCAGAGCGGGCCCTGCAGCGTGCGGAGTGCCAGCGGCCTGACGCTGTACAGCACCCTGATCTTCGATTCCTCCGACCTCGCGCAGTTCAGCTCCCAGCTGACCGATATCGCCGTGCACGAGCTGGGGCACTCGCTGGGCATCGGGTCGCTGTGGTCGCGCTTCCGGCTGGTGAACCGGGTGAACACCAACAACCCCACCTATTCCGGCGCCAACGGCGTGCGCGAATACCGCGCAGCGGGCGGCACTCTGAGCAGCGTGCCGGTCGAGAACCAGGGGGGCAGCGGCACCCGGGGCGCCCACTGGCGCGAGACCACCTTCCAGACCGAACTGATGACCGGCTTCCTGAACGGCGGCGTGCCCAACCCGCTTTCCCGCATCAGCGTGGGTTCCCTGCAGGACATGGGCTACGCGGTCAACTACGCCGCCGCCGACGCCTACCGCGTGCCGGGGGCGGCGGCCCAGGGCCTGGACGGGCTCGATCTGGCTGGGCGCGAGCAGGTCATCGAGCCGCGCTTCCGCGTGGACTGA
- a CDS encoding helix-turn-helix domain-containing protein — MTLTEQFHHLPKLLKVTEVADFTGTHERTVRRWIRDGRLSAVEHPNGLRIPRRSLWRFLGLELALSA; from the coding sequence ATGACGTTGACCGAGCAGTTCCACCACCTGCCCAAGCTCCTGAAGGTCACCGAGGTCGCTGACTTCACCGGCACGCACGAGCGCACGGTGCGCCGCTGGATCAGAGATGGCCGCCTGAGCGCCGTGGAACATCCAAACGGCCTGCGGATTCCCCGCCGCTCGCTGTGGCGCTTCCTGGGACTGGAACTCGCCCTCAGCGCCTGA
- a CDS encoding cytochrome P450, which translates to MTPLPTFALPLADPAFIRDPYPLLAELRERTPAFYDPGMKRLVLTRHADISALLRDRRFGRSALHRYSRDELGWPPPDPRQATFDAFNANHLLDSEPPKHTRLRSLVQLAFTPRRVEALQGRIEAILAAQLRGLGNRGTFDLLADYAEPLPVTVIAELLGMPEEERGLLRPWSAAIVKLYEPAPTGADQDSAEQAVQDFSALLRSLAAQRRHTPQDDLITALVQAEQGGDRLSEQELIDTCILLLNAGHEASVNGLAAGVLALLRGRGHWDTLVGAAAQEDSLGVFRSAAEELLRFDTPLPMFERIVLEGLNLHGTDLRPGEKVALLYASGNRDPARFERPDELILTRDPNPHLSFGLGIHYCLGAPLARLELALSLRALCRALPGLRLADPDADPVYTGGFVIRGLARLDVRAG; encoded by the coding sequence ATGACGCCCCTTCCTACCTTCGCCCTCCCGCTGGCCGACCCCGCCTTCATCCGCGACCCCTACCCGCTGCTGGCCGAACTGCGGGAGCGCACGCCGGCCTTCTACGATCCGGGCATGAAGCGCCTGGTGCTGACCCGCCATGCCGACATCAGCGCCCTGCTGCGCGACCGCCGCTTCGGGCGCAGCGCCCTGCACCGCTACTCGCGCGACGAGCTGGGCTGGCCCCCGCCCGACCCCCGGCAGGCGACCTTCGACGCCTTCAACGCCAACCACCTGCTCGACAGCGAGCCGCCCAAGCACACCCGCCTGAGATCGCTGGTGCAGCTGGCCTTCACCCCGCGGCGGGTCGAGGCCCTGCAGGGGCGCATCGAGGCGATCCTGGCGGCCCAGTTGCGTGGCCTGGGGAACCGGGGCACCTTCGACCTGCTGGCCGACTACGCCGAGCCCCTGCCGGTGACCGTGATCGCCGAACTCCTGGGCATGCCCGAGGAGGAACGCGGGCTCCTGCGGCCCTGGTCGGCCGCCATCGTCAAGCTGTACGAGCCCGCGCCCACGGGGGCCGATCAGGACAGCGCCGAACAGGCCGTGCAGGACTTCAGCGCCCTGCTGCGCTCTCTGGCCGCCCAGCGCCGCCACACCCCGCAGGACGACCTGATCACGGCGCTGGTGCAGGCCGAGCAGGGCGGCGACCGCCTGAGCGAGCAGGAACTGATCGACACCTGCATCCTGCTGCTGAACGCCGGGCACGAGGCCAGCGTGAACGGGCTGGCGGCGGGCGTGCTGGCCCTGCTGCGAGGGCGCGGGCACTGGGACACCCTGGTGGGCGCGGCCGCACAGGAGGACAGCCTGGGCGTCTTCCGCTCGGCGGCCGAGGAGCTGCTGCGCTTCGATACCCCCCTGCCGATGTTCGAGCGCATCGTGCTGGAGGGGCTGAACCTGCACGGCACCGACCTGCGTCCCGGCGAGAAGGTGGCCCTGCTCTACGCCAGCGGCAACCGCGACCCGGCGCGCTTCGAGCGACCCGACGAGCTGATCCTGACCCGCGACCCCAACCCGCACCTGAGCTTCGGCCTGGGCATCCACTACTGCCTGGGCGCGCCGCTGGCCCGCCTGGAACTGGCCCTGAGCCTGCGCGCCCTGTGCCGCGCCCTGCCGGGCCTGCGCCTGGCCGACCCCGACGCCGATCCGGTGTATACCGGCGGCTTCGTGATCCGGGGTCTGGCGCGGCTGGACGTGCGGGCCGGGTAG
- a CDS encoding DivIVA domain-containing protein has protein sequence MKFTPLDIRHQEFPQRLGSYQRASVRAYLSDLAEEVEVLLQRQQEQQEYLLALEKQLDERKQHEDEIRRAVIAAERIGHEVRENAVRESQLLISQATTEHEGVMRDAESRRSELEARHQARMSALEASFRTRFAELERQLHDLTLERDRVQAQRLMELEREFNERHVELSGRLAASRLEYAQFLSTYRALMTSFSEMSARHSLPDDLALAAPRLPQHELLPPLQMGSIEAAGAPTPSGSSATVTPPEAPHHAPHDAEAQAQITSTSS, from the coding sequence GTGAAATTCACCCCGCTCGACATCCGGCATCAGGAGTTTCCCCAGCGCCTGGGCAGCTACCAGCGCGCCAGCGTGCGCGCCTACCTGAGCGACCTGGCCGAGGAGGTGGAGGTCCTGCTGCAGCGGCAGCAGGAGCAGCAGGAGTACCTGCTGGCGCTGGAAAAGCAGCTCGACGAGCGCAAGCAGCACGAGGACGAGATCCGCCGCGCCGTGATCGCCGCCGAGCGCATCGGCCACGAGGTGCGCGAGAACGCCGTGCGCGAGAGCCAGCTGCTGATCTCGCAGGCCACCACCGAACACGAGGGCGTGATGCGCGACGCCGAGAGCCGCCGCAGCGAACTCGAGGCCCGCCACCAGGCGCGCATGTCGGCGCTGGAGGCCAGCTTCCGCACGCGCTTCGCCGAGCTGGAACGCCAGCTGCACGACCTGACCCTGGAACGCGACCGGGTGCAGGCCCAGCGGCTGATGGAACTGGAGCGCGAGTTCAACGAGCGCCACGTGGAGCTGAGCGGTCGGCTCGCCGCGTCCCGGCTGGAATATGCCCAGTTCCTGAGCACCTACCGCGCCCTGATGACCTCGTTCTCGGAGATGTCGGCGCGGCACAGCCTGCCGGACGACCTGGCGCTGGCCGCTCCACGCCTGCCCCAGCACGAGCTGCTGCCCCCCCTCCAGATGGGAAGCATAGAGGCGGCGGGGGCACCCACCCCGTCCGGTTCCTCCGCAACGGTCACGCCCCCTGAAGCCCCCCATCACGCTCCCCATGACGCCGAGGCCCAGGCGCAGATCACCTCCACCTCGTCCTGA
- a CDS encoding alanine racemase: MSLPDVLAGLRSAEREAGRPQGSVGLVAITKGHGLPEIQAKVLDYGAFPLGENRGQELRDKAALRPDLDWHFIGPIQRNKIKYLAPVRLIHTIEATWQAEAIAQAAERWGHAPEVLLQLHNGEPQKHGIPAADLAQTLREVQATGLTVRGLMVMAPEAAAQGIPDRGTSGQPTPGPDSTGPDSTDPPSAAPPSADPPRLGEDDSSRRILQVFMETARRAHDLGLSELSMGMSGDYPLAVRAGATLIRVGRSLFS, encoded by the coding sequence GTGAGCCTGCCGGACGTCCTGGCGGGGCTGCGCTCAGCCGAGCGCGAGGCCGGGCGGCCCCAGGGCAGCGTGGGGCTGGTGGCGATCACCAAGGGCCACGGTCTGCCCGAGATCCAGGCGAAGGTGCTGGACTACGGCGCCTTCCCCCTGGGCGAGAACCGGGGCCAGGAGCTGCGCGACAAGGCGGCGCTGCGCCCCGATCTGGACTGGCACTTCATCGGGCCCATCCAGCGGAACAAGATCAAGTACCTGGCCCCGGTGCGCCTGATCCACACCATCGAGGCCACCTGGCAGGCCGAGGCCATCGCCCAGGCGGCCGAGCGCTGGGGGCACGCCCCGGAGGTGCTGCTGCAGCTGCACAATGGCGAGCCCCAGAAGCACGGCATCCCGGCGGCCGATCTGGCGCAGACCCTGCGGGAGGTTCAGGCGACCGGCCTGACGGTGCGCGGCCTGATGGTCATGGCCCCCGAAGCGGCGGCCCAGGGGATTCCGGATCGGGGGACTTCGGGACAGCCCACCCCCGGGCCGGACAGCACCGGGCCGGACAGCACCGACCCCCCCAGCGCGGCTCCCCCGAGCGCCGATCCCCCCCGGTTGGGTGAAGACGACTCCAGCCGGCGTATTTTGCAGGTGTTCATGGAGACGGCCCGCCGCGCCCACGACCTCGGCCTGAGCGAACTGAGCATGGGCATGAGCGGCGACTACCCCCTGGCGGTGCGGGCCGGCGCCACCCTGATCCGGGTGGGAAGGAGTCTGTTCTCGTGA
- a CDS encoding BamA/OMP85 family outer membrane protein, translating to MRHPLTLAVTVLLAAPAVAQTAGTVQDVAVAGTSELLANFIRATLTVQPGAPLSSVNLRAVEQEVIATGYFKTAVAELKTVAGKDTLSITVTSNPTISAVEATGLTFLPAEGFKKSIGELLNIAPGATLNTQRLDQAKEALASNYEGEGYPFTPSISASVKTGADGTAAVSFVVDETAPIKRVEVQGVTLLPSSVVTGIFKPLYDARKFTPDVYYQAAAQLQQAYDQAGFLQAGVDTRGSTLVDGVLKIKVVEGKVSAVDLSDLGDPKVTLQTQTGQPLTLARLQADVRTLANQTGKPVGFALQPDQTNPAQVTVLFGAADVASGPVKSIAFTGNTLVPSAQLQKAVKTKVGDTYSPQLAQDDFLALRDVYRKAGYEISTRDAIKFENGALTYTIREVKLVGYQLQWQGKHRTVDRVILRELPEPGGAFNLNALRTSLGAIARLGYVKVLTTEARSADPKNPENVTYVLGISETASGIPVNLGLTYDSFAGGWGGDVAYTNPNAFGLGHNFTVGLGAQQNDAGQRFVGNVNYTIPWLDLNFLDFRRNRTSLSFDAGTRVTGNNGLYTTATSGNLTGTDGTAVTPSAGADTGWDYTTRETAFSTRIGRNLTKNLVANVGVGVTYRTYYLEPLVEDDNVTNQGGSAKVTVKAKPVGAPAADPAADKEVLVPEPYVKALVPADSLTTRVSGNLSYDSTDNGEFPGRGVRAGLGAGYNVGSQGNTPLSWTDVQTGVSAYYGFGRTLEKELGVETKQQVFAVRANAGSILSPKTAPSGTGYSVGGGSTSTAFQLRGLDNGALFGTNYLTASAEYRYDFGLKAGIAQGLYGVLFADAGSAWSDVNPFALNYGVGAGVQLNLGIGGALLPSLRFDYGYSPQNGSGKFSFRLGNFW from the coding sequence ATGCGACATCCCCTCACACTCGCCGTTACCGTCCTCCTTGCCGCGCCCGCCGTTGCCCAGACTGCGGGCACGGTGCAGGATGTGGCGGTAGCCGGCACCAGCGAACTGCTGGCCAATTTTATCCGCGCGACCCTGACCGTCCAGCCCGGCGCCCCCCTCTCCAGCGTGAACCTGCGCGCGGTCGAGCAGGAGGTGATCGCCACCGGGTACTTCAAGACCGCCGTGGCGGAACTGAAGACCGTGGCCGGTAAGGACACCCTGAGCATCACGGTCACGTCCAACCCCACCATCAGCGCGGTCGAGGCCACGGGCCTGACCTTTCTGCCCGCCGAGGGCTTCAAGAAGTCGATTGGCGAGCTGCTGAACATCGCCCCCGGCGCGACCCTCAACACCCAGCGCCTCGATCAGGCCAAGGAAGCGCTGGCCTCGAACTACGAGGGCGAGGGCTACCCCTTCACGCCCAGCATCAGCGCCTCCGTGAAGACGGGTGCCGACGGCACCGCCGCCGTGAGCTTCGTGGTGGACGAGACCGCGCCCATCAAACGGGTCGAGGTTCAGGGCGTGACCCTGCTGCCCTCCAGCGTGGTCACGGGCATCTTCAAGCCGCTCTACGACGCCCGGAAGTTCACCCCGGACGTCTATTACCAGGCGGCGGCGCAGCTCCAGCAGGCCTACGACCAGGCCGGCTTCCTGCAGGCGGGCGTGGACACCCGGGGCAGCACCCTGGTGGACGGCGTCCTGAAGATCAAGGTCGTGGAGGGCAAGGTCAGCGCCGTGGATCTGAGCGACCTGGGCGATCCCAAGGTGACCCTGCAGACCCAGACCGGCCAGCCCCTGACCCTGGCGAGGCTGCAGGCCGACGTCCGCACGCTGGCCAACCAGACGGGCAAGCCGGTGGGCTTCGCGCTGCAGCCTGACCAGACCAACCCCGCGCAGGTCACGGTGCTGTTCGGCGCCGCCGACGTCGCCAGCGGCCCGGTCAAGAGCATCGCCTTCACCGGTAACACCCTGGTGCCCAGCGCCCAGCTCCAGAAGGCCGTCAAGACCAAGGTGGGCGACACCTACAGCCCCCAGCTGGCGCAGGACGACTTCCTGGCGCTGCGCGACGTGTACCGCAAGGCGGGCTATGAGATCAGCACCCGCGACGCCATCAAGTTCGAGAACGGCGCGCTGACCTACACCATCCGCGAGGTCAAGCTGGTCGGCTATCAGCTGCAGTGGCAGGGCAAGCACCGCACGGTCGACCGCGTGATCCTGCGCGAACTGCCCGAGCCCGGCGGCGCCTTCAACCTCAACGCCCTGCGAACCTCGCTGGGCGCGATCGCCCGCCTGGGCTACGTCAAGGTGCTCACCACCGAAGCGCGCAGCGCCGATCCCAAGAACCCCGAAAACGTCACCTATGTCCTGGGCATCTCGGAGACCGCCAGCGGGATTCCCGTGAACCTGGGCCTGACCTACGATTCCTTCGCGGGCGGCTGGGGCGGCGACGTGGCCTACACCAACCCCAACGCCTTCGGGCTGGGGCACAACTTCACGGTGGGCCTGGGTGCCCAGCAGAACGACGCCGGGCAGCGCTTCGTGGGGAACGTCAACTACACCATCCCCTGGCTTGACCTGAACTTCCTGGACTTCCGCAGGAACCGCACCAGCCTGAGCTTTGACGCGGGCACCCGCGTGACCGGCAACAACGGCCTCTACACCACCGCGACCAGCGGCAACCTGACCGGCACCGACGGCACGGCGGTTACGCCCAGCGCCGGCGCCGATACCGGCTGGGACTACACCACGCGCGAAACGGCCTTCAGTACCCGCATCGGCCGCAACCTGACCAAGAACCTGGTCGCCAACGTGGGCGTCGGCGTCACCTACCGCACCTACTACCTGGAGCCGCTGGTCGAGGATGACAACGTCACGAACCAGGGCGGCTCGGCCAAGGTGACGGTCAAGGCCAAGCCGGTCGGCGCACCGGCCGCCGATCCGGCCGCCGACAAGGAAGTGCTGGTGCCCGAGCCCTACGTCAAGGCCCTGGTACCGGCCGACTCGCTGACCACCCGCGTGAGCGGCAACCTCAGCTACGACTCCACCGACAACGGCGAGTTCCCCGGCCGGGGTGTGCGTGCGGGTCTGGGCGCCGGCTACAACGTCGGCTCGCAGGGCAACACGCCGCTGTCCTGGACGGACGTGCAGACCGGCGTCAGCGCCTATTACGGCTTCGGCCGCACCCTGGAGAAGGAACTCGGGGTGGAAACCAAGCAGCAGGTGTTCGCGGTGCGGGCCAACGCCGGCAGCATCCTCAGCCCCAAGACCGCGCCCAGCGGTACCGGGTACTCGGTGGGCGGGGGCAGCACCTCCACGGCGTTCCAGCTGCGTGGCCTGGACAACGGCGCGCTGTTCGGCACCAACTACCTGACCGCCAGCGCGGAGTACCGCTACGACTTCGGCCTCAAGGCGGGCATCGCACAGGGCCTGTACGGCGTGCTCTTCGCGGACGCCGGCAGCGCCTGGAGCGACGTGAACCCCTTCGCGCTGAACTACGGCGTGGGCGCGGGCGTGCAGCTGAACCTGGGCATCGGCGGGGCGCTGCTGCCCAGCCTGCGCTTCGACTACGGCTACAGCCCCCAGAACGGCAGCGGCAAGTTCTCCTTCCGTCTCGGCAACTTCTGGTAA
- a CDS encoding Rqc2 family fibronectin-binding protein → MLARVLRELQPALPLRTLGWVFPDETTAALLLDGPGLDGRRNMVLSYRPPQPVLFLSGERLRGEPRSPFQRLLAARARGDLLGVEQLKLDRVVVLHLGGESGFVDQAPTRVLFEVTGRNANVLLLEEGQGFAGKIVMAAREVGAGRNRFRTIRSGGLYSPPPPYDKLDPRTLTPQQAQGLAAVPVGRWREQLDGLGPLLSAELVRRSGLEAGEAPGERWPQVLAALQTLVGDPTVSEGTMHGGAREAARFEKAAALRKALREPLEKRVSLIRNQLADVTRAAAGLEVAAADREEADLLMAYQHEVAPGAPSAELTAFDGSGPRVIALEPNLSAVQNAEKRYTRARRREEVYERLAEREPMLISELQEAEERVRHLDTASLEQLDTLAETLQAERPEKSQYGMRFVTPGGHEVLVGRNNKENATLTHRLGRSLDYWFHAQGYPGSHVLVRSGGRELAQPDILYAAQLAAAHSKARGGGSVPVDYTRIKYVWRPRGAPAGQVHYTDQKTVFVDAAAPQG, encoded by the coding sequence ATGCTGGCGCGCGTGCTGCGTGAGCTGCAGCCGGCCCTGCCCCTGCGGACTCTCGGCTGGGTCTTCCCGGACGAGACCACCGCCGCGCTGCTGCTGGACGGGCCGGGGCTGGACGGCCGGCGCAACATGGTGCTGTCGTACCGGCCCCCCCAGCCGGTGCTGTTCCTGTCGGGCGAGCGGCTGCGGGGAGAGCCGCGCAGCCCCTTCCAGCGCCTGCTGGCGGCCCGTGCGCGCGGCGACCTGTTGGGAGTCGAACAGCTCAAGCTCGACCGGGTGGTGGTACTGCACCTGGGCGGCGAGAGCGGCTTCGTGGATCAGGCGCCCACCCGGGTGCTGTTCGAGGTCACCGGCCGCAATGCCAACGTGCTGCTGCTGGAAGAGGGCCAGGGCTTCGCCGGGAAGATCGTGATGGCCGCCCGCGAGGTCGGTGCCGGCCGCAACCGCTTCCGCACCATCCGCTCGGGGGGGCTGTATTCGCCGCCGCCGCCCTACGACAAGCTCGACCCGCGCACCCTCACGCCCCAGCAGGCGCAGGGCCTCGCGGCCGTGCCGGTGGGCCGCTGGCGCGAGCAGCTCGACGGGCTGGGGCCACTGCTCAGTGCGGAACTGGTGCGCCGCTCGGGGCTGGAGGCGGGCGAGGCGCCGGGCGAGCGCTGGCCGCAGGTGCTCGCGGCCCTGCAGACGCTGGTGGGCGACCCCACCGTCTCCGAGGGCACCATGCACGGTGGAGCGCGCGAGGCTGCCCGCTTTGAAAAGGCGGCGGCTCTGCGCAAGGCCCTGCGCGAGCCGCTGGAAAAGCGCGTGAGCCTGATCCGCAACCAGCTCGCCGACGTGACCCGCGCGGCGGCGGGCCTGGAGGTCGCCGCCGCCGACCGCGAGGAGGCCGACCTGCTGATGGCCTACCAGCACGAGGTCGCGCCGGGAGCGCCCAGCGCCGAACTGACCGCCTTCGACGGCAGCGGCCCCCGGGTGATCGCCCTGGAGCCCAACCTGAGCGCGGTGCAGAACGCCGAGAAGCGCTACACCCGGGCCCGCCGCCGCGAGGAGGTCTACGAACGCCTAGCCGAGCGTGAGCCCATGCTGATCTCCGAGCTGCAGGAGGCCGAGGAACGCGTCCGGCACCTGGACACCGCCAGTCTGGAACAGCTCGATACCCTGGCCGAGACCCTGCAGGCCGAGCGGCCGGAAAAGAGCCAGTACGGGATGCGCTTCGTCACGCCCGGCGGCCACGAGGTGCTGGTGGGGCGCAACAACAAGGAGAACGCCACCCTGACCCACCGGCTGGGGCGCAGCCTGGACTACTGGTTCCACGCCCAGGGCTATCCCGGCAGCCACGTGCTGGTGCGCTCCGGGGGGCGCGAGCTGGCCCAGCCGGACATCCTGTACGCCGCCCAGCTCGCCGCCGCCCACAGCAAGGCGCGCGGCGGCGGCAGCGTGCCGGTGGACTACACCCGGATCAAGTACGTGTGGCGGCCCCGTGGCGCGCCTGCCGGGCAGGTGCATTACACCGACCAGAAGACGGTGTTCGTGGACGCGGCCGCTCCCCAGGGCTGA
- a CDS encoding HD-GYP domain-containing protein: protein MSRPQVWSYLLLLLSLGGIGYAAVTDQQVLLAGSALMLGMVTWPLGGLARWLSPVVYAAAFVASLTLPGNRPDLLELLGALLLIGGLGYITLREQGSTHELAWQRNTIAALRAGSERLAEARDADAIIRAGIGILDKLQVAPNMAFVAYRQGTPHILAARGVFEAFLDRPIHPSDSDSRSVQADHWVAEEVLALLKKPQRRSYHVAPVYGRASTHLGVLILTRDTETPFDEDETSVIASFARLLGAQLGQWNAIRELRDANDLTLRSLGAALERRDDDTGGHTNRVVSGSARLARRLSWADDQVKALRWGAYLHDLGKLAIPDSVLHKRGPLDPEERRIIQTHTTVGYDMLQDLHFLPAETLDLVRYHHERWDGTGYPAGLRGPNIPDTARLFSIVDVYDALTNARPYKPAWTRERALNEIRMQAGRQFDPQYVEAFLRMMAEQDDAHLVL from the coding sequence GTGTCCCGGCCACAAGTCTGGTCTTATTTGCTGCTCCTGCTCAGTCTGGGGGGGATCGGATACGCCGCCGTCACCGATCAGCAGGTGTTGCTGGCCGGCTCGGCCCTGATGCTGGGCATGGTCACGTGGCCGCTGGGCGGGCTGGCGCGCTGGCTGTCGCCGGTCGTGTACGCCGCCGCCTTCGTCGCCTCGCTGACGCTGCCGGGCAACCGGCCGGATCTGCTGGAGCTGCTGGGGGCGCTGCTGCTGATCGGCGGCCTGGGCTACATCACCCTGCGCGAACAGGGCTCGACGCATGAGCTGGCGTGGCAACGCAACACCATCGCCGCGCTGCGGGCCGGCAGCGAGCGGCTCGCCGAGGCCCGCGACGCCGACGCCATCATCCGCGCCGGCATCGGCATTCTGGACAAGCTGCAGGTCGCGCCGAACATGGCCTTCGTGGCCTACCGGCAGGGCACGCCGCACATCCTGGCGGCGCGCGGGGTCTTCGAGGCCTTCCTCGACCGGCCCATCCACCCCAGCGATTCCGACAGCCGCTCAGTCCAGGCCGACCACTGGGTGGCCGAGGAGGTGCTGGCCCTGCTGAAAAAGCCCCAGCGGCGCAGTTACCACGTGGCGCCGGTGTACGGCCGCGCGTCCACGCACCTGGGCGTGCTGATCCTGACCCGCGACACCGAGACCCCGTTCGACGAGGACGAAACCTCGGTGATCGCCTCCTTCGCGCGCCTGCTGGGGGCCCAGCTGGGGCAGTGGAACGCCATCCGCGAGCTGCGCGACGCCAACGACCTGACCCTGCGCTCGCTGGGTGCCGCGCTGGAACGCCGCGACGACGACACCGGCGGCCACACCAACCGGGTGGTCAGTGGCAGTGCCCGCCTGGCCCGCCGGCTGAGCTGGGCCGACGATCAGGTCAAGGCCCTGCGCTGGGGCGCCTACCTGCACGACCTGGGCAAACTCGCCATTCCCGACTCCGTGCTGCACAAACGCGGCCCCCTCGACCCCGAGGAGCGCCGCATCATCCAGACCCACACCACCGTCGGCTACGACATGCTGCAGGATCTGCACTTCCTGCCGGCCGAGACGCTCGATCTGGTGCGCTACCACCACGAGCGCTGGGACGGCACCGGCTACCCCGCGGGCCTGCGCGGCCCGAACATCCCGGACACGGCGCGGCTGTTCAGCATCGTCGACGTCTACGACGCCCTGACCAACGCCCGACCCTACAAGCCGGCCTGGACGCGTGAACGCGCCCTCAACGAGATCCGGATGCAGGCCGGTCGGCAGTTCGATCCCCAGTATGTCGAGGCCTTTCTCCGCATGATGGCCGAGCAGGACGACGCCCACCTGGTGCTCTGA
- a CDS encoding carbohydrate kinase family protein: MSLPSQPGSSSPPPSPVDLPLIVSAGEALTDLVTAGGNTWHAHPGGAAWNVARACASLGVPSAFAGAIGEDNFGDDLARESARAGLDSRFLQRVPQPTLVAVVYSAQPPAYRFLGENSADLQFDPSRLPAGWLGAARWLHVGGISLSRWPLADTLLGVIAAARTAGVKISFDPNARITHRHPDYPAVFERVVRQADLLKFSDEDLEFFFPGVSEDDVLRRLRGMNSQVPIVLTRGAQGATLYHAAGQVTLPAAPVQVVDTVGAGDALCAGLLVSATERPGALWKEHLQVGLQAAAAACAHAGAYAPTRSDLGASSLL; encoded by the coding sequence ATGTCACTGCCGTCCCAGCCCGGATCATCGTCCCCGCCCCCTTCACCGGTCGACCTGCCCCTGATCGTGAGTGCCGGTGAGGCCCTGACGGACCTCGTGACCGCCGGGGGAAACACCTGGCACGCGCATCCGGGCGGCGCGGCCTGGAACGTCGCGCGGGCCTGCGCCAGCCTGGGGGTGCCCAGCGCCTTCGCCGGGGCCATCGGTGAGGACAATTTCGGTGACGACCTGGCCCGGGAGAGTGCGCGCGCCGGACTGGACAGCCGCTTCCTCCAGCGCGTTCCCCAGCCCACCCTGGTGGCGGTGGTGTACTCGGCCCAGCCCCCGGCCTACCGCTTCCTGGGCGAGAACAGCGCGGACCTGCAGTTCGACCCTTCCCGGCTGCCTGCGGGCTGGCTCGGCGCCGCGCGCTGGCTGCACGTGGGCGGCATCAGCCTGAGCCGCTGGCCGCTGGCCGACACGCTGCTGGGGGTGATCGCGGCGGCGCGTACGGCGGGCGTGAAGATCAGCTTCGATCCCAACGCCCGCATCACGCACCGGCATCCGGACTACCCGGCGGTGTTCGAGCGGGTCGTGCGGCAGGCCGACCTGCTGAAATTCAGCGACGAGGATCTGGAGTTCTTTTTCCCCGGCGTGTCCGAGGACGACGTGCTGCGCCGGCTGCGCGGCATGAATTCCCAGGTGCCCATCGTGCTGACCCGGGGTGCCCAGGGCGCGACCCTGTACCACGCGGCCGGTCAGGTCACCCTGCCCGCGGCGCCCGTCCAGGTCGTGGACACCGTGGGGGCCGGCGACGCCCTGTGTGCGGGCCTGCTGGTCAGCGCCACCGAGCGGCCCGGCGCCCTCTGGAAGGAACACCTGCAGGTGGGCCTCCAGGCGGCGGCGGCGGCCTGCGCGCACGCGGGCGCCTACGCGCCGACCCGCAGCGACCTGGGAGCGTCCAGCCTGCTTTAA